A stretch of the Pogoniulus pusillus isolate bPogPus1 chromosome 14, bPogPus1.pri, whole genome shotgun sequence genome encodes the following:
- the OC90 gene encoding otoconin-90 yields the protein MGKWNEMGDGEIQTGCEEEVVQHESGGQKLEPPAFLPELLDTPERILNNATLFNGVFQNVESVALFFDCLGSHFTWLQSIFTNFPALLNFVNKMKCVTGFCPRDFEDYGCSCRFEMEGFPVDEADDCCFQHRKCYEEAMDMECAWDPSKISTDVSCSTENLTCEFEDPCEQFLCNCDKDAIECFLKTHINSSLSGMDISFCLSLATETTSKRMMTTLHMEELLHHETDKTEAVTASLEEAVISFEPSEIVLGTSKDRVTTKDHRGTAPASPILSVKEEDGFMEAVVPVEEITTSPASFPGDINSMQVRIVPTEKILTTTSARAKEKVCERLTFLQERDNGRVKRELPQLGEMLFCLTERCPEDFESYGCYCGQEGRGYPTDALDRCCFSHHCCMEQVKKLGCPAERSSRPEVVCFDHKPKCIGWTICEKLLCACDKTAAECMASVFFNESLKFPHRQECQGDKVSCQKDPYERPSMGTETGTEISSSEESSEEEGPLLSVLRRAKREALQAAGNPKTVQHEDR from the exons ATggggaaatggaatgaaatgggagatggagagattcagactggatgtgaggaggaagttgttcagcatgagagtg GTGGCCAAAAATTGGAGCCTCCAGCATTCCTGCCAGAGCTTCTTGACACACCTGAAAGAATCTTAA ACAATGCCACACTCTTCAATGGAGTCTTTCAAAATGTGGAAAGTGTTGCCTTATTTTTCG ACTGCCTGGGCTCTCACTTCACCTGGTTACAGTCCATCTTCACTaacttccctgccctgctcaacTTTGTGAACAAAATGAAGTGTGTTACTGGGTTTTGTCCCAGGGATTTTGAAGACTATGGTTGCTCTTGCCGCTTTGAAATGGAGGGGTTCCCTGTGGATGAAGCCGATGA ctgctgtttcCAGCACCGTAAATGCTATGAGGAAGCGATGGACATGGAGTGTGCATGGGATCCATCAAAGATTTCCACAGATGTTAGCTGCTCTACTGAAAACCTGACCTGTG AGTTTGAAGATCCCTGTGAACAATTTCTCTGCAACTGTGACAAAGATGCTATTGAATGCTTTCTGAAGACACATATTAACTCTTCCTTGAGTGGGATGGATATCTCCTTCTGTCTATCTCTGGCTACAG aaacaaccagcaagagaatgaTGACAACGCTTCACATGGAGG AGCTCCTTCATCATGAGACTGACAAAACAGAGGCTGTGACTGCATCTCTGGAAGAAG CTG TGATTTCTTTTGAGCCCAGTGAGATTGTCCTAGGGACTTCCAAAGATAGAG TTACCACAAAGGACCACAGAGGTACAGCTCCAGCTTCCCCTATCCTCTCAGTAAAAG AAGAGGATGGATTTATGGAAGCTGTGGTCCCAGTAGAAGAGAtaaccacctccccagcctcatttccAGGAGATATTAACTCAATGCAAGTCAGAATTGTCCCCACTGAGAAGATTCTTACAACCACATCGGCAAgggcaaaagaaaaag TATGTGAGCGATTAACCTTTCTACAAGAGAGAGACAATGGAAGAGTGAAGAGGGAGCTGCCCCAGCTAGGAGAAATGCTGTTCTGTTTAACCGAGCGATGCCCAGAGGACTTTGAGTCTTATGGTTGCtactgtggccaagaaggaagAGGTTATCCTACTGACGCTCTGGACAG GTGCTGCTTCTCTCATCACTGTTGTATGGAACAAGTTAAGAAACTTGGATGTCCTGCAGAAAGAAGTTCAAGACCTGAAGTTGTATGTTTTGATCATAAGCCAAAAT GTATTGGTTGGACCATATGTGAGAAACTGCTATGTGCTTGTGATAAGACAGCAGCCGAGTGCATGGCCTCTGTCTTCTTCAATGAAAGCCTTAAGTTTCCACACAGGCAAGAGTGCCAAGGGGATAAAGTCTCATGTCAAAAAGACCCTTATGAGAGGCCTTCAATGGGCACAGAAACAGGCACCGAGATTTCCAGCTCTGAGGAAAGCAGTGAGGAGGAAGGTCCATTGTtgagtgtattaagaagagcAAAGAGAGAGGCACTCCAAGCTGCTGGAAACCCCAAAACTGTGCAACATGAAGACAGataa